From the Daphnia magna isolate NIES linkage group LG3, ASM2063170v1.1, whole genome shotgun sequence genome, one window contains:
- the LOC123470748 gene encoding endoribonuclease Dcr-1-like isoform X2 has translation MESKTTLKKFPIPALNLLIYLKSISKSFKILKECTPISVTTQNYFVILGPWGADRAALVYLIHLEKLKTKAVYERHYLLLCLVFTVLLEIRSLCEEEFQGYSEYERIEKFSHPKVLRLLDILRIYRPPITSKLPGNNDPTEQTDSTVLVHADDLADQVQKLSTETLPTVELPENGPSFVRRPTTQSGHVSRRRRPDFPARHHRIREDAYQLCGMIFTERRTTAKLLYHLLKDASRCDPQLAYLSPLYTVDRVEGMTVKEIESEDRKQEDVMKRFRSRDCNILVATSVLEDGIDIPACHLVIRYDLPQTYRAYVHSKARARAKKSHYILMVEKERMDEFLVNLSHFHATEQILLSKSGYHNSLAEFVNHSEDMLNNIEKPYTPGDASKSYASLQNAISIINRYCAKLPSDCFTRLIPVWKIRTIMREYVDPSVWDKWSELFQKSDAAGKMRMDVAYVCSLQLPINSPLRQTVSGLPMPSKVIAKRSAALEACRLLHQLKELDDNFYPTGKENLRLEEEEDYNADLEDEIVPDNLPRPGTTKRRQYYYKQVAEPFIDGIARPNQPCYLYAITMVLSEPIPEEQNTRGRKIYKPETSLQSLGILNSKPLSQICPFPIFTRSGEVEVQIVKIADEVYVTEEQLKQITDFQRYIFRNVLSLEKDPMLLDVFHADCSYLIVPLKRNSLAENAPLNLDFAFIDLISSVRDAKPQLVADEERTGYVFDPRLFADAVVMKWYRDQEHPQCFYVAEIFYELNPQSKFPDNNYPTFEKYYRHKYGIQIQNLKQPLLDVDHTSARLNFLTPRYVNRKGVMLPTSSEHTKKTQRESLQQKQILVPELCSIHPFSASLWRQAVCLPCILYRLNGLLLAEQLRCKVAMEISLGKSQLDPDFRWPALRFDWKCKSSDPILPPVQKAVSAKNVEEINQPKDETEVNNVPKSPSKPQKRENKEAKKSTGASLLDIGVWNPDTIDGNNQNGTGETVDEDYDYSDLQAVALLTNDNGADFDWSKPVVDISGLEGSLPKFGVGTQDYVGSWDEPKSKEFSQYRPKSPSELISNFSDGSYNSDQSMNDSDTDDGSEEEENACKVKEFGPKFVCRGDTAEAIEEPINLKAKKFKSPEEEELEEGQMDDEEPYEQVEDLLSIKNRWNVDLTNSDLERRCEDLLKLHKAVIVDESVVPVDKEIPIISPFHGRVVDHPDNLAEVPGNVKSFSDISGTTTGKSNRRLASESPHMLELTRLLLEQCTSEIHDECDPSSDPSAQLPHIVHPLKKEEPVLAAVEMSVPGLDFPFSFDEQQGLESHPGPSPSVILQAFTMSSANDGINLERLETIGDSFLKYSITTYLYCKYSSIHEGELSHLRSRQVSNLHLYQLGKKKLFGGCMVATKFNPHENWLPPGYVIPDALEEALISSGIPLNYWNVVDLQGMEYMSSEQVKALVQEKSEQIMLRFGGKIPSVEEMVVEGNIYHAQDLPRFVPYNLLTQHSIPDKSIADCVEALIGAYLRACGPRGALLFMSWLGLKVLPVLDEDAYGYWTPPVSPLVDQPLHVHVMLDHMLAGFDSFEEKICYKFNDRSYLLQAFSHASYYLNRLTDCYQRLEFLGDAVLDYLITRYLYENLPRHPPGALTDLRSALVNNTTFAVLAERFEFHRYFKHLSPTLNQILDKFVKAQEENGHSINEEYYMIEAEDVEVPKVLGDVFESVAGAIYLDSHMSLNAVWRVYYNMMKKEIDEFSINVPKSPIRELLELETDRVKFGKAERLPDGRLRVTVDVIGKGTFKGIGRNYRIAKCTAAKYALRTLEKRKMLTKRGEQ, from the exons aaagaATGTACCCCTATCTCGGTTACAACTCAGAACTATTTCGTTATCTTAGGTCCTTGGGGAGCAGACCGTGCTGCTCTGGTTTACCTCATTCATTTAGAGAAATTGAAAACCAAAGCAGTTTATGAAAGACACTATCTTCTTTTGTGCTTAGTCTTCACAGTTTTACTTGAAATACG GTCATTGTGCGAAGAAGAGTTTCAGGGATATTCCGAATATGAACGTATAGAAAAGTTTAGCCACCCTAAAGTTCTTCGTCTGTTGGACATACTCCGTATATATCGACCACCAATAACTTCAAAATTGCCTGGAAACAATGATCCAACAGAGCAAACCGATTCCACCGTATTAGTTCATGCCGACGATCTCGCTGATCAAGTTCAAAAATTGTCCACGGAAACATTACCGACCGTAGAGTTACCTGAGAATGGCCCGTCCTTTGTGCGTCGGCCAACAACTCAGTCGGGTCACGTAAGTCGTCGTAGGCGTCCTGATTTCCCTGCTCGTCACCACCGTATTCGAGAAGACGCTTATCAGCTATGTGGAATGATTTTCACTGAAAGGCGCACCACAGCCAAACTACTCTATCATCTTTTAAAG GATGCAAGTCGATGCGACCCTCAGTTAGCGTATCTAAGCCCTCTATATACCGTTGATCGGGTCGAAGGCATGACCGTCAAGGAAATAGAAAGTGAAGATCGAAAGCAAGAAGACGTTATGAAACGTTTTCGCAGTCGCGACTGTAATATTCTCGTAGCCACGAGCGTTCTAGAGGATGGTATTGATATTCCAGCGTGCCATCTGGTTATCCGATACGATTTGCCACAAACTTACCGTGCGTATGTTCATTCAAAGGCTCGAGCGCGCGCCAAAAAATCCCATTATATTCTGATGGTCGAGAAGGAGCGCATGGATGAATTTCTGGTGAATCTCTCTCACTTCCATGCCACTGAACAAATTCTGCTAAGTAAAAGTGGCTATCACAACTCTTTGGCCGAGTTCGTCAATCACAGTGAAGATATGCTCAATAATATTGAGAAACCGTACACACCTGGTGACGCTTCAAAATCATATGCGTCTTTACAAAACGCCATTTCCATCATTAACAG atattGCGCAAAGTTGCCCAGTGATTGTTTCACGCGCCTTATTCCTGTTTGGAAAATACGAACAATAATGCGAGAATACGTTGACCCATCTGTTTGGGACAAATGGTCCGAACTATTTCAGAAAAGCGATGCAGCCGGGAAAATGCGCATGGATGTAGCGTATGTGTGCTCATTACAACTACCAATAAATTCTCCTCTGCGGCAAACTGTGTCAGGTCTTCCGATGCCATCGAAAGTTATAGCCAAACGATCCGCAGCACTAGAAGCGTGTCGGTTATTGCATCAGCTAAAAGAGCTGGACGATAACTTTTATCCCACTGGGAAGGAAAACCTTCGActggaagaggaggaggattACAACGCAGATTTGGAAGACGAAATCGTTCCCGACAATCTGCCACGTCCGGGCACTACGAAACGAAGGCAGTACTATTATAAGCAAGTGGCCGAGCCGTTTATCGATGGTATTGCACGTCCCAACCAACCCTGTTACTTATACGCGATCACCATG gTATTAAGTGAGCCTATACCTGAGGAGCAAAACACGCGTgggagaaaaatttacaaacctGAGACCTCCCTGCAGAGTTTGGGAATTTTGAATAGTAAACCGCTATCGCAAATTTGTCCGTTTCCTATTTTCACTCGGTCAGGCGAGGTGGAAGTGCAAATAGTAAAAATCGCCGATGAAGTCTATGTGACCGAGGAgcaattaaaacaaataacagaTTTTCAACGCTACATCTTCCGAAACGTGCTTTCCTTGGAAAAGGATCCAATGTTGTTAGATGTTTTTCACGCCGACTGTTCCTATCTAATCGTGCCTTTAAAGAGAAATTCGTTAGCGGAAAACGCCCCCTTAAATCTGGATTTTGCATTCATCGATTTAATTTCATCCGTTCGAGACGCGAAACCTCAGCTGGTAGCAGACGAAGAGAGAACCGGTTATGTCTTTGATCCCCGCTTGTTTGCTGATGCGGTCGTAATGAAATGGTACCGTGATCAAGAACATCCACAATGTTTCTACGTTGCTGAGATATTCTATGAACTCAACCCTCAGTCTAAATTTCCTGATAACAACTATCCAACATTCGAAAAATATTACCGCCATAAATATGGGATCCAAATACAGAATCTGAAGCAGCCGCTCTTGGACGTGGATCACACTTCAGCTAGACTAAACTTCTTAACGCCAAG GTATGTGAACCGAAAAGGAGTAATGCTTCCAACTAGTTCGGAGCATACAAAAAAGACCCAAAGAGAAAGCCTGCAACAAAAGCAAATACTGGTGCCTGAATTGTGCAGTATCCATCCTTTTTCGGCCTCTCTGTGGAGACAAGCAGTTTG TTTACCGTGCATTCTTTACCGTTTGAACGGTCTCCTCCTGGCAGAACAACTCCGCTGCAAAGTAGCGATGGAAATCTCTCTGGGAAAGAGTCAGCTTGACCCTG atTTCCGCTGGCCCGCCTTACGATTTGATTGGAAATGCAAATCCTCAGATCCCATATTACCACCAGTTCAAAAGGCAGTCAGTGCTAAAAACGTTGAAGAAATTAATCAGCCAAAAGATGAAACCGAAGTCAACAACGTACCGAAATCGCCTTCAAAGCCgcagaaaagagaaaataaggAAGCGAAAAAAAGCACAGGAGCTTCTTTATTGGATATCGGAGTATGGAACCCGGATACGATTGATGGCAACAACCAGAATG GAACGGGAGAAACGGTCGATGAAGACTATGACTATAGCGATCTTCAAGCAGTAGCTCTGCTGACCAATGATAATGGAGCAGATTTTGACTGGTCTAAACCGGTGGTTGATATTTCTGGACTTGAAGGATCCCTCCCTAAGTTCGGCGTGGGAACACAAGATTACGTTGGATCCTGGGATGAGCCAAAATCAAAGGAATTCTCCCAGTACCGGCCGAAGTCACCATCGGAATTGATAAGCAATTTTTCAGATGGCTCATATAATAGTGATCAAAGCATGAATGACAGTGATACGGACGATGGTtcagaggaagaagaaaacgctTGCAAAGTGAAAGAATTTGGACCCAAATTTGTCTGTAGAGGAGACACCGCAGAAGCGATCGAAGAACCCATTAACCTCAAagccaaaaaatttaaaagtccCGAGGAGGAAGAATTAGAAGAAGGTCAGATGGATGACGAAGAGCCTTACGAACAGGTCGAAGATTTGCTCAGCATCAAAAATCGATGGAACGTTGATCTTACGAACAGTGATTTGGAACGCAGATGTGAAGATTTGCTCAAATTACACAAAGCAGTGATTGTTGATGAATCCGTCGTGCCAGTGGACAAAGAGATTCCTATTATATCGCCTTTCCATGGTCGGGTAGTAGACCATCCAGACAATTTGGCGGAAGTTCCCGGAAATGTGAAAAGCTTTTCCGATATCTCTGGCACAACAACAGGAAAATCAAATCGTCGACTGGCATCTGAGAGCCCACATATGCTAGAGCTTACTCGCCTGTTGCTAGAACAGTGTACCAGTGAGATTCATGACGAATGCGATCCATCTTCTGATCCATCCGCTCAACTCCCCCACATAGTCCATccactaaaaaaagaagaacctGTATTAGCAGCGGTAGAAATGTCAGTTCCTGGTTTGGATTTCCCCTTCAGTTTTGACGAACAACAGGGTTTAGAAAGCCATCCGGGACCATCGCCGAGCGTGATTCTGCAGGCATTTACAATGTCTAGTGCCAATGATGGCATTAATTTAGAACGACTTGAAACGATTGGCGATTCGTTCTTAAAGTACtctatcacaacttatttgtACTGCAAATATAGCAGTATTCACGAGGGTGAACTCAGCCATCTGCGTTCGCGTCAGGTTTCCAATCTCCATCTTTATCAGTTGGgcaagaaaaaactgtttgGTGGATGCATGGTGGCAACGAAATTCAATCCGCACGAGAATTGGTTGCCACCCGGATATGTAATCCCAGATGCCTTGGAAGAAGCACTAATTTCCTCTGGAATCCCATTGAATTATTGGAATGTCGTGGATCttcag GGAATGGAGTATATGTCAAGCGAACAAGTGAAAGCCTTGGTTCAAGAGAAATCGGAGCAAATCATGTTGCGATTTGGTGGCAAAATTCCGTCAGTCGAGGAGATGGTAGTCGAAGGAAATATCTACCATGCCCAAGACTTACCTCGTTTCGTTCCTTATAACCTGCTAACGCAACATAGCATACCCGATAAAAGTATTGCCGATTGTGTAGAGGCGCTCATTGGAGCCTACCTTAGAGCTTGTGGTCCAAGAGGGGCCCTGCTTTTCATGTCCTGGCTGGGATTGAAGGTGCTTCCTGTCCTTGACGAAGATGCTTATGGCTACTGGACTCCACCTGTCTCACCTTTGGTTGATCAGCCATTACATGTTCATgtgatgcttgatcacatgCTAGCGGGATTTGATtcgtttgaagaaaaaatctgCTACAAGTTTAACGACCGCTCCTACCTGCTGCAGGCCTTCAGTCACGCCTCCTACTATCTCAACAGATTGACCGATTGCTATCAAAGACTCGAATTCCTCGGTGATGCCGTCTTAG ATTACCTTATAACGCGGTATTTGTACGAAAACCTACCACGTCATCCGCCTGGCGCCCTAACTGATTTGCGCTCGGCATTGGTGAATAACACGACGTTTGCTGTTTTGGCGGAGCGATTTGAATTCCATCGTTATTTCAAGCACCTGTCTCCTACTCTCAATCAAATTCTGGACAAATTCGTCAAAGCTCAAGAGGAAAATGGGCATTCCATCAATGAAGAG TATTATATGATTGAAGCTGAAGATGTGGAAGTGCCTAAAGTTCTTGGCGATGTATTTGAATCAGTAGCAGGGGCAATATACCTCGATTCGCACATGTCCCTCAATGCTGTTTGGAGAGTGTACTACAATatgatgaaaaaagaaattg aCGAGTTCAGTATAAATGTTCCGAAGTCACCCATCAGAGAGTTGCTGGAACTAGAAACCGATCGAGTTAAATTTGG GAAAGCTGAACGTCTCCCTGACGGCCGTCTAAGAGTTACCGTTGACGTCATCGGGAAAGGAACTTTCAAAGGAATAGGTCGGAATTATCGTATAGCAAAGTGCACGGCAGCCAAGTATGCTTTACGAACTTTGGAAAAGCGTAAAATGCTGACGAAACGCGGCGAACAGTGA
- the LOC116935806 gene encoding protein obstructor-E, producing the protein MPSSFTLVVFYAVLSSIYGASLTLRDPSDETSGASNKCEMSRRPYTMVDFASGQCDAYIRCEGGQMSFELCEDGLVYGDLCDMPQRVNCAGRERLQPPKGSGNCPRLNGLYPHTEFCDQYYYCRMGIPLLITCPAGLVYDTKMGVCEFPDEAQRPGCMPEEVLGFTCPPITNATQLTFGDHLRFPKPDDCRYFFKCLKNGYPRLGGCEHGNVFNPVNGFCDSPQNVRGCEKYYSEDD; encoded by the exons ATGCCATCTTCATTTACCTTGGTCGTTTTTTACGCTGTCTTGTCTTCCATTT ACGGAGCATCTCTTACACTAAGGGACCCCTCCGATGAAACAAGCGGTGCTAGTAACAAGTGCGAAATGAGCCGGCGTCCCTATACTATGGTGGACTTTGCTAGCGGGCAATGCGACGCTTATATTAGATGTGAAGGTGGTCAGATGAGCTTCGAGCTGTGCGAGGACGGCCTTGTGTATGGAG atctCTGTGATATGCCCCAGCGAGTTAACTGTGCCGGACGTGAGCGTCTGCAACCGCCAAAAGGTTCGGGCAACTGTCCTCGTCTTAACGGGCTCTATCCTCACACCGAATTTTGCGACCAATACTACTACTGCCGTATGGGTATCCCTCTACTCATCACCTGTCCTGCTGGTCTAGTCTACGACACCAAG ATGGGAGTGTGTGAATTCCCCGATGAAGCTCAACGTCCAGGATGCATGCCAGAAGAAGTTTTAGGTTTCACCTGCCCGCCAATTACCAATGCTACGCAGCTGACGTTCGGCGATCACTTACGCTTTCCCAAACCAGATGATTGCCGctattttttcaaatgtctGAAGAACGGCTATCCTCGTCTGGGCGGATGCGAACACGGCAACGTCTTCAATCCGGTTAATGGGTTTTGCGATAGCCCTCAGAACGTCAGAGGTTGCGAAAAATATTACAGCGAAGACGACTGA